Genomic DNA from Halobaculum sp. CBA1158:
CGACGGAACGCGCATCAGCGTGCTGTTCGTGTACGAGCGCGTCGAGGGCCGCGGGCTCGAACCCCGGGCGGTCGCCGACCGCCACGATCTCGACGTGGCCGATGTCTACCGGGCGCTCGCGTACTACCACGAGCACCCCAGCGAGATGGCGGCGATCCGCGATGAGCGCGAGCAGAACCTCGACGCGGCTCGCTCCGACCCCGCGGTCGCGACCGGACCCGAGGACGCCCCGGAGACGACGGAGTAGTCTCACGTGCCGCTGACGCTGCGCCTGTTGTTCGACGAGGACACCGAGAAGCAGTTCGCACGGCTGTGCGAGCGCGACGGTCACGACGTCGAGCGCGTCGTCGACGTGCCGGAACTGGGCGACGGCGCGAAGGACCCCGACGTTCGCGCCTACGGCCGTCGCGAGAACCGGATCATCGTCTGCCACGACGACGACCACACCCAGGTTTCCACCGACGAGCACGCCGGCGTGTTCCACATCCCCGAGCAGCGTCTCTCGTCGTTCGACCAGTATCGGATCCTCTCCGCGGTTTGCAAGTCGTACCCGAACTGCGAGAGCCTCCAGCCGGTCGTCTATCTGACCCAGGACTGGCTGTAACCACCGCTTCGTTTCTTACTGAACCCACTCAGAAACCCAAGACTACGCGACGTGAACGCACGAGAGAATGGGGTCGGAGGGATTTGAACCCCCGATCGACTGATATCTCCGGTCGGCACCTCGGTACTCCAGAGGGTCGTCGTCGCGTCCGATGATCAGTCGGACGCTCGGTATATCAGTCTGGAGTTCGTCACCGGGCGCGTTGCCTCTGGAGTCAGTCGCCATACCGGGCTTGGCCACGACCCCGTGCAGTCGCTCTTACCTCGGAGCGCCGTAAAGGGATTTCGATTCCCAGCCTCCCGTTGTCTGCCCGGCGGTACGTCGTCGTCGAGCCGGCCACGTCGCCGGTCGTCGGCGTCGTCACTCGCGGTCGGTCTCCCCCCACTCGCAGTCCTGACACTTGTAGGCGGTGACGAACTCCGTGACGCTGGGCATGTACCCTACCGAGAGCACGTCGCCGCCGCAGTCGGGGCAGTCGCGGTCGGCGTCCTCGATGTCCTCGGCGTCCATCACCGACCCGCCCTCGACCAACTCCGCGAGTCGCTTCGGCGTCACCATGCGTCCCTCGACGACGCGGTTGCTCATACCGCGGCATCGGCGCGCCCGGCGTAAAAGCCCGCGGTCCCGCGATCCCCGTTACAGCCAGGGCTCGCGCGACTGACCGTCGGCGTCGTTCGCGTCGTCCTCGTCCTCGCCGGCGTCAGGCGTCGACCCCGAGTCGACGGGGTCGATTCCGGCCGCCGGTGCCGGCGCGGTCGGCGGGGCGGTATCGGTGGCGTCGTCGGCCGCCGCGCCGGAGGCGGGCACGTCGTCCGTATCGGGTACCTCGCCGCCGCCGTCGGTCGTCACGCCGGCCGGCGTCGACGGCGCGTCGGCGACGTCGTCGGTCGCGCCCGGTGCAGGCGGCCCGTCCGAGTCGGAGTCGGCGGTGGCGTCGCCGGCGGCCTCCGACTTCGGGTCGTAGGAGAACAGCCCGGTGACGCAGAGCACGCCCAGCGCGACGGGCTGTTCGGTCGGGAGCAGTCCCAGCACCGACAGCGCGAGGATACCCAGCGCGACCGCCGAACCGAAGCGGAAGCGGTCGATGTCGACGCGGTCGCGGAGGTGCTCGCCCGCCAGCGCGATCGACAGCGCGAAGCCGACGCCGACGCCGGCGGCCGCGCCGGCGCGGACGAGCAGTCCCGGGTCCATCGAGACGACCAACTCCGCGCCGGTGGGCTGGAACGACGCCAGCAGACCGAGCCCGATGATCGCACCAGGGCTCGGGAGGTACTCGCCGATCTCGGCGCTGGCCGTCTTGGCCGCAACCGCGAGTATCACGAGGCCGGCGAAGCGGTGGAACACCTCGGTGTTCAGCATGCTCTGGATCGTCTCGGCGAGGGCGGCCTCCGCCATCGCCACCGGAACGAGGACGACGCCGAGCGCGAGCACGGACGTCGCCTTCTCCCGCGGCGTGCCCTCCATCTCGGCGAGGACGACCGCCATCGTCGCCGATCCGCCGAAGATGAGCAGGCCGGTCTCGATGATGCCGAACGGGACCGTGAGCGCGCCCGCGATGACGAGCGCGGGGAAGATGCCGTCGACCAGCGGGAGCGCCATCACCGTCGCCAGCAGCCGAGTCGCCCCGCCCACGCGTCGCTCCAGGCGGAGCGCGATGGGGTGTGCTGAGGTGCTCACGACTCAGCGATACGACCCGGCATGACCCGTGACCGGACGGGAACCTGGTGACGACCCTGAGGCGACGGACGCTCGGGAGGGGAACTCGACGCCGCGTTCCCCGGTGCACCAGTCGAGTCCGCGTTTGAACGGGATAAATGTCGCGAGCGTCGCGATGGCGCTCACTCGGCTGACGACACCCGTTGCATTGCGGGACTCGGAGTCCATACCACTACTCAAACCCAGGTGAGACTTAATAATTGCGTGGGACGTGCCCACACAGTACGAGAGACCTCTCGGCGGAGTATAAAAAATACTGTTACGGACCGTCGGGAACTCGGGTGAGTCACCGTCGGACCGTCGGAACTCAGCGCGAGTTCGGCAAGTGTTGCGATCGGTTCCCCCGGTCTACTCACAGGGATCTGTGCACGGTCGTGTGTGATTCGTTGTCCAAGGAAAGCGATTCTCGCAACGTTTTTGCGGTGGCCACGACCACCGATCATATGGCGAACGACGATCACGGCGGCGGTCAGTTCTCGCGGAAACTCGAGGTACCGACGGCGCTGACGTTCGACGACGTCCTGCTTCGACCCAAGGAGAGCCGGGTGGAACCCGACGAGGCGGACGTGTCGACGCGCGTGTCCACCAACGTCGAGTTGACGATCCCGGTGCTCTCGGCGGCGATGGACACCGTCACCGAGTCCGGATTGGCCATCGCGATGGCCCGCGAGGGCGGCCTCGGCGTGCTCCACCGCAACATGAGCGTCGAGGAGACGGTCGCGGAGGTCGAGCGCGTCAAGCGCGCCGACGAACTCGTGATCCGTCGCGAGAACGTCGTGACGGCCTCCCCCGACCAGCCCGTGCGCGAGGTCGACGCGATGATGGAGTACGAGGGCGTCTCGGGCGCGCCCGTCGTCGACGATGACGACCGCGTGCTGGGCATCATCTCGGGCACCGACATCCGGCCGTACCTGGAGGTCGGCGAGTCCGACGCCGTCCGCGAGGCGATGACCGACGAGGTCATCACCGCCGGCGAGGACGTCGACGCCCGGGCGGCCCTGGAGCTGATGTACGACCACAAGATCGAACGCGTACCCGTCGTCGACGACGACGACCGCCTCGTGGGGCTGGTCACGATGCAGGGCGTGCTCGCGCGGCGCGAGCACACCGACGCCGCCCGCGACGACGAGGGCGCGCTCCGCATCGGCGTCGCCGTCGGTCCGTTCGAGGAGGAGCGCGCCGTCGCCGCCGACGACGCCGGGGCTGACGTCCTGTTCATCGACTGCGCGCACGCCCACAACCTCAACGTCCTCGACTCCGCGGAGGCGATCAAAGCCGAGGTCGACGCCGACGTGGTCGTCGGCAACGTCGGCACCCGGGAGGCCGCCGAGGCCGCCGTCGAGTTCGCCGACGGCCTCAAGGTCGGCATCGGCCCGGGCTCGATCTGTACCACGCGCGTCGTGAGCGGCGCGGGGATGCCGCAGATCACCGCGGTGGCGCAGGTGGCCGACGTGGCCCAGCGCCACGACGTTCCCGTCATCGCCGACGGCGGTATCCGCTACTCCGGCGACGCGATCAAGGCGATCGCCGCCGGCGCGGACGCTGTGATGCTCGGGTCGTACTTCGCGGGCACCGACGAGGCCCCCGGCCGCGTCATCACGATGAACGGCAAGCGCTACAAGCAGTACCGCGGCATGGGCTCGGTCGGTGCGATGTCGGAGGGCGGCGGCGACCGCTACCTCAAGGACGCCGAGGAGGACGAGGAGTTCGTCCCCGAGGGCGTCGAGGCGGCGACGCCGTACAAGGGGCCGCTCTCCTCGGAACTGCACCAGCTCGTCGGCGGCATGCGCTCGGGAATGGGCTACGTCGGGGCGGAGACCCTGCCCGGCTTCAAGCAGCGCGCCGAGTTCGTCCGCGTCTCCCAGGCGGGCCAGACCGAGGGCCACCCCCACGACGTGACGATCACGGACGAGGCCCCGAACTACTCGCCCGAGTAACGGGCGTCTCACGGTACCTCGCTCGTGGTCGCGGTACCGTTGCCATGGCGGTGACCCCGTTCCTGTGGTCGCGGTGCCGTTCCCGTGATCGCGGTGCCGCGCAGATCGAATTGCATGATACCACCACCCATGGCTACTGCTAGCACGGGACTTCGACGGCCGGTAAGCTTTCACGGTCGCCTGCCGTGTACTTGTTCAGGTGGCTGGTGGCCACCGCGGTTCGTGGGGCAACAGCGAGCGTGACGCGAACCGTCACCCAACCCCATCCGTTTTGCCAACAGAATCCCTCCATCGGATACGATTAAGTACCCGGCGTCGAGAAAGGATACCAATGGCCGGACGGCGGCGGTACATCTCGAAGTCCTCCCGGCAAGGAGCCGACCGATCGCCGGACGACAAGGGGTATCTTGATATGGACTCGTCCGCCAAGGACGGACGAACCGACGGAGCACGATAGATGAGCGAGGACACCGACGCCGACGAGTCCGCCGCGAGCGAGGACCCACCGGTGGTGTTCGTGGTCGAGGACGAGCCGGATCTGGCGGATCTGTACGCCGCCTGGCTGGGTACTGACTACGACGTGCGTAGCGCCTACGGCGGTCACGAGGCGCTGGAGGAACTCTCCGACGACATCGACGTGATCCTCCTCGATCGGCGGATGCCGGGGCTGTCGGGCGACGAGGTGCTCGACGAGGTTCGCGATCGCGGCATCGACGCCCGCGTCGCGATGGTCACGGCCGTCGAGCCGGACTTCGACATCGTCGCGATGGGGTTCGACGACTACCTCGTCAAGCCCGTCACCCGCGAGGCGCTGTTGGACACCGTCGAGGGGCTGTACAGCCGCTCGGCGTACGACTCGCGGATGCAGGAGTTCTTCGCCGTCAGCTCGAAGATGGCCGTCCTGGAGTCCGAGAAGGGCCGCGCCGCCCTCGAGGAGTCCGAGGAGTACGCGGAGTTGGAGGCCCGCGCCGCAGAGCTTCGGGAGGAACTCGACGAGGACGTCTCCGGCTTCGGCGAGGACGAGTTCGAACGGGCGTTTCGCGACGTGGGGGGCGAGCCCGCGGACCCGGACGAGATCGACGACGACGAGGACCTGTTCGACGACGGCGACTTCGAGGACCTCTGAGCCGATCGCGAGGCCGACGATCGCCCGCGAGACGCGCCGGTCCCCCGTGAGACAGCGACGGTCGCCTACGAGAGGAACCGTTCCAGCCGCCGCGTCGCTTCCTTGAGTTCGTCGAGGCCCGTGGCGTACGAGATCCGAATGTGGCCTTCCCCGCCCTCGCCGAAGGCCGTGCCGGGGACCGCGGCCACGCCCTCCTCCTCCAGTAGCTCCGTCGCGAACGCGCGGGCGTCGCCGTCGGGGGCGACGTCGGCGACCCGCGGAAACGCGTAGAACGCGCCGCCCGGCTCAGACACCTCCAGGCCGAGTTCGCGCAGCCGCGAGACGACGTAGCGACGCCGGCGGTCGTACTCCCGACGCATCCGCGTCACGTCGTCGTCACACCGGTCCAGCGCCGCGAGTGCGGCGTGTTGGGCGGTCGTCGGTGCCGACAGCATCGTGTACTGGTGGACCTTCGTCATCGCGTCGACGGCGGACTCAGGGCCCATCGCGTACCCCAGCCGGAGCCCCGTCATCGCGTACGCCTTCGAGAAGCCGTTGATCACGACGGTCCGCTCGCGCATCCCGGGGCGGGTGGCGATCGACTGGTGGTCGCCGTCGTAGGTGAGCGCGGCGTAGATCTCGTCGGCGACGACGAGCAGGTCGTGCTCGCGACAGAAGTCGGCGACGGCGTCCATCTCGTCGGCGTCCATCGTCGCGCCCGTGGGGTTGTTCGGGTAACACAACACGAGCACCTCGGCCTCGTCGACGCCGGCCTCGTACAGCGCCTCGGGGGTGAGCGCCCAGTCGTCCTCGTGGCGGGTGTGCACCGGAAGCGGCTCGCCGCCGGCGAAGCGCACGCCCGGTTCGTACGAGACGTACGTGGGGGTGGGAA
This window encodes:
- a CDS encoding DUF433 domain-containing protein, whose protein sequence is MSETTSSNGGDAPRIVRTEDVLGGDPRIDGTRISVLFVYERVEGRGLEPRAVADRHDLDVADVYRALAYYHEHPSEMAAIRDEREQNLDAARSDPAVATGPEDAPETTE
- a CDS encoding DUF5615 family PIN-like protein, producing MPLTLRLLFDEDTEKQFARLCERDGHDVERVVDVPELGDGAKDPDVRAYGRRENRIIVCHDDDHTQVSTDEHAGVFHIPEQRLSSFDQYRILSAVCKSYPNCESLQPVVYLTQDWL
- a CDS encoding DUF5795 family protein, coding for MSNRVVEGRMVTPKRLAELVEGGSVMDAEDIEDADRDCPDCGGDVLSVGYMPSVTEFVTAYKCQDCEWGETDRE
- a CDS encoding DUF5794 domain-containing protein, yielding MSTSAHPIALRLERRVGGATRLLATVMALPLVDGIFPALVIAGALTVPFGIIETGLLIFGGSATMAVVLAEMEGTPREKATSVLALGVVLVPVAMAEAALAETIQSMLNTEVFHRFAGLVILAVAAKTASAEIGEYLPSPGAIIGLGLLASFQPTGAELVVSMDPGLLVRAGAAAGVGVGFALSIALAGEHLRDRVDIDRFRFGSAVALGILALSVLGLLPTEQPVALGVLCVTGLFSYDPKSEAAGDATADSDSDGPPAPGATDDVADAPSTPAGVTTDGGGEVPDTDDVPASGAAADDATDTAPPTAPAPAAGIDPVDSGSTPDAGEDEDDANDADGQSREPWL
- the guaB gene encoding IMP dehydrogenase; its protein translation is MANDDHGGGQFSRKLEVPTALTFDDVLLRPKESRVEPDEADVSTRVSTNVELTIPVLSAAMDTVTESGLAIAMAREGGLGVLHRNMSVEETVAEVERVKRADELVIRRENVVTASPDQPVREVDAMMEYEGVSGAPVVDDDDRVLGIISGTDIRPYLEVGESDAVREAMTDEVITAGEDVDARAALELMYDHKIERVPVVDDDDRLVGLVTMQGVLARREHTDAARDDEGALRIGVAVGPFEEERAVAADDAGADVLFIDCAHAHNLNVLDSAEAIKAEVDADVVVGNVGTREAAEAAVEFADGLKVGIGPGSICTTRVVSGAGMPQITAVAQVADVAQRHDVPVIADGGIRYSGDAIKAIAAGADAVMLGSYFAGTDEAPGRVITMNGKRYKQYRGMGSVGAMSEGGGDRYLKDAEEDEEFVPEGVEAATPYKGPLSSELHQLVGGMRSGMGYVGAETLPGFKQRAEFVRVSQAGQTEGHPHDVTITDEAPNYSPE
- a CDS encoding HalX domain-containing protein — translated: MSEDTDADESAASEDPPVVFVVEDEPDLADLYAAWLGTDYDVRSAYGGHEALEELSDDIDVILLDRRMPGLSGDEVLDEVRDRGIDARVAMVTAVEPDFDIVAMGFDDYLVKPVTREALLDTVEGLYSRSAYDSRMQEFFAVSSKMAVLESEKGRAALEESEEYAELEARAAELREELDEDVSGFGEDEFERAFRDVGGEPADPDEIDDDEDLFDDGDFEDL
- a CDS encoding aminotransferase class I/II-fold pyridoxal phosphate-dependent enzyme; this encodes MSGGDDPAPDPPTSDEPAPDDPTPDGGTARGADETTAGDRDGTGDGDRTGDGDSRFAPADRVASVPPSGIREFFEVAEERDDVISLGVGEPDFSAPWPARSAAVDSLERGQTSYTANRGTDDLRRAIAERVARYDQSYDPDSEILVTTGASEAVDLAFRAFVNPGDAVALPTPTYVSYEPGVRFAGGEPLPVHTRHEDDWALTPEALYEAGVDEAEVLVLCYPNNPTGATMDADEMDAVADFCREHDLLVVADEIYAALTYDGDHQSIATRPGMRERTVVINGFSKAYAMTGLRLGYAMGPESAVDAMTKVHQYTMLSAPTTAQHAALAALDRCDDDVTRMRREYDRRRRYVVSRLRELGLEVSEPGGAFYAFPRVADVAPDGDARAFATELLEEEGVAAVPGTAFGEGGEGHIRISYATGLDELKEATRRLERFLS